The DNA sequence TTCGTGATGGCGATTTCGGATTACTTCGTCAAATACTGGTACTTGATTTTCGGCTCGCTCGGCGCAGGGCTTTACTTGTTTTTCCAATCCTGGCGACGCTCCGTAAAAATGCAGCGCGTGATGGACCGTCTTTTGCTGCAGGCGCCGGTATTCGGCGACGTGATCCGCAAGGCTACCGTCGCGCGCTGGACGCGCACCTTGGCGACCATGTTCGCCGCCGGCGTGCCGCTGGTGGAGTCGCTCGATTCGGTCGGGGGCGCCTCCGGCAACTCGATCTACGCGGACGCAACGAAAAAAATCCAGACCGAAGTCAGCACCGGCACCAGCCTGACCGTCGCCATGCAAAATGCCGCCGTCTTCCCCAGCATGGTCACGCAAATGGTGGCCATCGGCGAAGAGTCCGGCGCGCTCGACCAAATGCTGAGCAAGGTTGCGGATTTCTACGAGGCGGAAGTCGATGAGGCCGTCGAGTCGCTCTCCAGCCTGATGGAGCCGCTCATCATGGCCATCCTGGGCGTGCTGATCGGCGGCCTAGTGATCGCGATGTACCTGCCGATTTTCAAGCTTGGAGCCGTGGTCTGATGCTCGATCTGCTCCTGTTTGCTCCTCCCGGAGCCGTGCTGCCGACGGTGGTCGCGGCGATTTTCGGCCTGCTCATCGGCAGCTTCCTCAATGTCGTGATCCATCGGCTGCCCAAGATGATGCAGCGCGAGTCCGATAATTATGTTGCGCAAGAAAGCGGCCAGCCCTTGCCACATACCGACAAGTACAACATCATGGTGCCGCGCTCGGCCTGCCCGCAGTGCGGCCACCAGATCACGGCGCTCGAAAATATCCCGATACTCAGCTATCTTTTCCTGCGCGGCAAATGTGCTGAATGCAAGGCCCCGATTTCGGCCCGCTATCCGATCGTCGAACTTCTGACCGGAGCATTGTCCGGGTTCCTGGTCTGGCGCTTCGGCAGCGGCCTGGCGGGCTTGTCCACGCTGGCGTTTGCGTATCTACTGATCGCAATGACCTTCATCGATCTCGATACGCAACTGCTGCCCGACGACCTGACCCTGCCGCTGCTGTGGTGCGGCCTCCTGGTCAACCTGAACAGCGCCTTCGTCCCGCTGAATGACGCCGTCATCGGTGCCGTCGCTGGCTACCTCAGCTTGTGGAGCATTTACTGGCTTTTCAAGCTAACGACAGGCAAGGAAGGCATGGGATATGGCGACTTCAAATTGCTGGCCGCGCTGGGCGCCTGGCTCGGCTGGAAGATGCTGCCGGTAATCATCCTACTGTCTTCTCTGGTCGGAGCACTGGTGGGCCTGTCGCTGATTCTTTTTGCTCGCCATGGGCGAGACACGCCAATCCCGTTCGGCCCCTATCTGGCGGCCGCAGGCCTGATCGCCTTATTGTATGGCCGTTCAATCGTGGAAGCGTATCTCGGTTTTGCGATCTGACATGATATCGACCAGTTTGCCGGCATCCAGATTCTCAGTGGGGCTAACGGGAGGTATCGGCAGCGGCAAGACAACCGTCGCCGACATGTTCGCCGCGCGCGGCGCTGCAGTCATCGATACCGACCAGATCGCGCACCAACTCACCGCACCAGGTGGCGCTGCGATTGCCGAGATCCGCGCGCAATTCGGCGATGCCTTCCTGATGGAAAATGGTGCAATGGACCGCGCCAAAATACGCGAGTACGTCTTTTCCGAGCCAGCCGCCAAATCGCGCCTGGAAGCCATCCTTCATCCATTGATCCGCATCGAGGTAGAGCGCGCGGCGCAACAGGCTCAGGGCGAATACCTGATCTTCGTCGTTCCGTTGCTGGTGGAATCATCATCGTGGAAGCAGCGGGTGTCGCGCGTGCTGGTGGTCGATTGTCTGGAAGAGACGCAAGTCAGGCGGGTAATGAGCCGCAGCGGCCTGCCTGAAGCACAGGTGCGCGCCATCATGGCGGCGCAGGCGTCACGACAGGAACGCCTGGCGGCAGCCAATGATGTGATCGACAATAATGGTGATGCCCTCGCCCTGGCGCCGCAAGTGGACCGGTTGCATGCGGCGTATGCAGCATTGGCCAGCGCAAGTGCTGCACACCGTGAAAACTGAGCGCAGAATGCGGGGCAGCATCACGAAAGACTTGACCGTCAGTATTTGTAATTTTTCATGGCTTCGTTCAGAATCACGTAATTCATTTCCAGCCCAATCTTTAGAGCAAGGGACGCCATTTTGATCACTTACGAATACCCTTTCAACGAGCGTATTCGCACTTTGCTGCGGCTGGAAGATCTTTACGAAAAATTTACGTTTTTCTTGCACCAGCAACATCCGCTGCAGCATCACGTGGCACTGTCGACCATCTTCGAAATGCTCGAAGTTGCCGGACGCGCCGATCTCAAATCGGACCTCTTGCAGGAGCTGGAACGGCAGAAGCAAACCCTGATCGGCTTTCGCTCCAATCCGAACGTTTTGCCGGAACGGCTTGATGCGATACTGGCCGAACTGGATCGCAGCAGCAGTGCATTGATGGCAGCGCAGGGCAAGACCGGACAAAATGTGCGCGACAACGAATGGCTGATGAGTATTCGCGGGCGCACTATCATCCCGGGCGGCGCTTGCGAATTCGATCTGCCGTCCTACTATGCATGGCAGCAACGCTCGCCACAGCAGCGCTTCAATGATATTTCCAGCTGGTTTGCCCCGCTGGCGCCGTTGTTTGATGCGATCAATATTGTGCTGCGCCTGCTGCGCGAATCCGGCCGCTCCGTGAAGACGATTGCCCAGAACGGCAGCTACCAGCAGATGTTGCAGGGCAAGGTCTACCAGATGCTGCGCCTGACCATCGATGAATCGCTCGGTGCGATTCCCGAAATGTCGGCTAACAAGTATATGCTGTGGGTACGCTTCACGTCGCAGGACGGCGATATGAAGCCGAAATCCTTCGAGAACGACGTTCCCTTCGAACTGACTCTCTGTAATTTCTGAGGTAGTACATCATGGCGACCATCGTAGATTGCCCGACATGCGGCAAGAAGGTCGAATGGACCGAAAAAAACAAGTACCGCCCGTTTTGTTCCGAACGCTGCAAGCAGATCGACCTTGGCGCCTGGGCGGAAGAAAAATATTCGATCCCGGCCGTTAATCCCCCCAAGGACCCGGAAGACGACAACGGATCCTGAGCGTTATCGGCCACCGCCGGAAATGCCGTACTTGCGCAGCTTGGCGGCGATCATCGAATGTGA is a window from the Noviherbaspirillum sp. UKPF54 genome containing:
- the zapD gene encoding cell division protein ZapD; translated protein: MITYEYPFNERIRTLLRLEDLYEKFTFFLHQQHPLQHHVALSTIFEMLEVAGRADLKSDLLQELERQKQTLIGFRSNPNVLPERLDAILAELDRSSSALMAAQGKTGQNVRDNEWLMSIRGRTIIPGGACEFDLPSYYAWQQRSPQQRFNDISSWFAPLAPLFDAINIVLRLLRESGRSVKTIAQNGSYQQMLQGKVYQMLRLTIDESLGAIPEMSANKYMLWVRFTSQDGDMKPKSFENDVPFELTLCNF
- the yacG gene encoding DNA gyrase inhibitor YacG, coding for MATIVDCPTCGKKVEWTEKNKYRPFCSERCKQIDLGAWAEEKYSIPAVNPPKDPEDDNGS
- a CDS encoding A24 family peptidase: MLDLLLFAPPGAVLPTVVAAIFGLLIGSFLNVVIHRLPKMMQRESDNYVAQESGQPLPHTDKYNIMVPRSACPQCGHQITALENIPILSYLFLRGKCAECKAPISARYPIVELLTGALSGFLVWRFGSGLAGLSTLAFAYLLIAMTFIDLDTQLLPDDLTLPLLWCGLLVNLNSAFVPLNDAVIGAVAGYLSLWSIYWLFKLTTGKEGMGYGDFKLLAALGAWLGWKMLPVIILLSSLVGALVGLSLILFARHGRDTPIPFGPYLAAAGLIALLYGRSIVEAYLGFAI
- the coaE gene encoding dephospho-CoA kinase (Dephospho-CoA kinase (CoaE) performs the final step in coenzyme A biosynthesis.), producing the protein MISTSLPASRFSVGLTGGIGSGKTTVADMFAARGAAVIDTDQIAHQLTAPGGAAIAEIRAQFGDAFLMENGAMDRAKIREYVFSEPAAKSRLEAILHPLIRIEVERAAQQAQGEYLIFVVPLLVESSSWKQRVSRVLVVDCLEETQVRRVMSRSGLPEAQVRAIMAAQASRQERLAAANDVIDNNGDALALAPQVDRLHAAYAALASASAAHREN